In the genome of Candidatus Electrothrix rattekaaiensis, the window GCCAACCGAATGCTGCTTATCTGCCCAAGCGGCCCACTCATCCCATTGTTCCGGGGCTACATTTTCAGCAGGCTCAACAATAGGTGGGGTTGGATTTGTTGGCGAGGTGCGTTCACCTGACGGAGATTTTTTGCAGGCGTTGAGAGTGAAGGGCAGGGTTAAGGCCATGATGGCGATGAGTATTTTTTTCATTTTGTTCACTGTGGGGAATTAATCGGGGGCTGTCCTCTGTTTCCTAGGAGACGCTCTAAAAGTTTCATCCTGCTTCCCATACATCAAAAATATCAAAAAAGCACTGCTAAGCTTGCAAATATCTCTGTATGCGTTGCAAAGAAATCTTCATCCCGGTTTACATTTTCACATGTACGCCTATATTCACGTTCCTCGTTGCATGTTTGTATAGAGCCCGGTCCGCCGATAACGCGTACACCCATTGATGGGGCAAGGGTGGTATAGTTACCGGCTTTGAAATTTATGCCTGTAACCAATCCGATGCCGAGTTGACCGAAAAAGTATTCATCTTCGTGCTTGGTCCCTGAATCGTCGTAATATACCTCACCAGTCCCGCTATTGAAGCCGAAGAGGAAAAGTGGACCACCCCACCAGCGGTAACCCGGACCTTGATCAAAAGCAAAAGCGAAAATATTTTCAAGGCTGATTCCGGGCAAGTCCACAGACGTATTAAATTCATCGTCGATTTTACGGGTTTTTAGGCCTATATTCAAGCGATAGTTAAAGAATGATTGATAGGTAGTATCTGTATCCAAGGTAAAGCCTGTGTCGCCGGAAGTGAGATCCATATTGATCTCCCGATCAGAATCCTCTAGCTCGTAGTTTCCCGATCCGGTAGATATATCAATATATCCTCCCATTAAGAACGGCTTAGCCTCTGATTGAGAAATAAATATCCCCGAAAGATTTGTGAAGAGCATTGCCATAATCAGTATTTTTTTCAATCGAAATCCTTTTGTACATTGTGCCATATTTTTTCCCGTGTTGGTTATTTATGGATAAATTTATGTGAGCGAGGAGGGCAAGACACGGCCTTGACGGTAAGTATTTCAAACGGGTAACAGTCCGCTTTAGGCTAATAGGGGTCTGTCCCTTATTCTCTGAAGGATGCCGTGAAATTCACCAAATTTGTCATTCGACATCACAATAACATCTTCTCCAAAAGCCTTAACAATTGGAGTCAAATCACTTCTTGATTTAATAAGCAAATCAACGTTGAGGTATCTAATATCTTCCATTTTTTTATTTCTGGGCACTAACGCTCCGCATAACCGGCTGGCAATGGAGCGCAGCGGAATTGCCAGTCCGAGTTGATGCGGTTGTTAGCCTCAATTTTTATTATAGCCATGGCTTTTTGATAATAAAGAATTCTTCCAATGAGATTCCCTTGAAATAACGGCATCGTCAGGAGTAGACATTGTCATTATTTCCAGTATGGACATACGAAAATTTTCACGTGCATATTTCATCTGCCTTTCATTTATCAATTTTGTAAGCTCGTCATTCCAACCATGCCCGGTACCGATATAGCAGGCCCATCTTGACCATATTCCAGTGCCTCCATAGGCAGAGCCAACATATTTTTTGCCGTTACTTTTATCGGAGATTAAATAAACTCCTTTCACACTTGATAATGCGGCTTTCCAATCAGATCGCTCTGTTTTGAAAATTGGCTCTAATACATTAAATTCATGGCAAATGTTTTCATAGCCAGGGAAACTCTCACCGCTATAGGCATTAGGGAGTATCTCGCTAACTTCAAATTTTTCAATGTAATTTTCGAGATAGTACGCTCTTCCTCTCATTCCTTGATATCTGTGGAATGTAAGAATTACTCTTCCGACATATTTTTTGTAATCATCAATTTCTTGCAATACGTAATGATCTTTATTTCTTTCTATAACCTTGAAAACACCGCCAAACAACCATGCATCTGTTCGTGGATAAAACGCCATCAATGAGAAAACATAATCTCTCGTCCAATCATTTTTATTGCCTCGCCATTCATTCCAGCCAAGCCAGTTTTTGTCATCGGTCACATATTCGTCAAGCGGACTAACCCAATCTTCGTTCCGGCACGCCAAGTGCAATTTATACTGGGCGGGGTCGTCAATTCTTATGACATCCTTGAGTTTTATCATCGCTTTCTTCCTTGGATGGCTAACAGTATTAATAAGTGGAAATTTGTCCTGCTATTGACCGTAATAGGTACCGCAAAAATCCACTTATTCAGATATTGACACGGTAAAAGTGGAAACCTTTTCCACTTATCAATTTTCACCTCCATCTTTCCTCTTATCACGCTATACAATAGCCTAACATGGAACAAGCCCTACGGAGTATCTCCTTCCCCTCCACCTCCCGACTTCTCACCGTCCTTCTTTTTAGGCTTTTTGCGCTCACTGAGCCGGGTTCCACCCGCCATCTCATACTCATTGCTATCCCTGCCATACTTCACTTTCACGCCAGAAAGCATCTGCGAAGACATATCACGAAGATCCTTTTCATCTGCCCTGAAATTATTGCCTCCCGCATCAGCCTGGGCCAACTGCCCGTTATAGGTATTCTCGGATGTCTGTGTTTTGTTTATCTGGGTTTCAAAAGCAGCAACGGTGAGGCCATTGCCTAAATCCAGATCAGGATCAATTGCCTTGAGATTAGCGAGACGTTTAAGGGCTTCGGCGATAACGCGGGATGATTTACGTTGATAGGCCATGAGACTTCCTCCTCTGTAAAAGGATTTTATCTGAGAGAAAAGGTAGTTAGAAATGTATAAAAAACGGTTTAATCTCTTTTGCTCTACCTGTCAAGAAATAAACAAGCGAGATGTCGAGACGATCCAGCAGGGTATGCTTGTTTTTTTCTTCTGCGCCAAAGAGATTTCTCTAGGCAGGGCTTCTTTCCTGATGTTCAACAAGCCTTGCTCTTTTCTCAAACCTTCTCACAGCTCCAAACATCTCTTTGCCATCAGCCACAACTCATCTATTGATAACCAACAACTCCTTGTTGGTCGCGAACAACCTTCTGTTGATAACAAACAACCTTCTGTTGGTAGCAAACAACCTTTTGTTGGTAGCAAACAACCTTTTGTTGGTAGCAAACAACCTTTTGTTGGTAGCAAACAACCTTTTGTTGGTAGCAAACAACCTTTTGTTGGTAGCAAACAACCTTTTGTTGGTAACCAATAACCTTCTGTTGATAGCAAACAACCTTTTGTTAGTAACCAAGAACCTTCTGTTGATAGCAAACAACCTTCTGTTGATAGCAAATAACCTTTTGTCAGCTATCAACAACCTTCTCTTGATAACCAACAACCTTTTGTTTGCTCTTGCGAACCTTCTTGTACAAAGATAAGAATGTTCGATAACAGCAGGTTATTCTTCAGGAGAAGCCTGCTGAGGCTGGGGAAGAGAAAGGGTAAAACTGGTGATACCTTTCTTTGGAGGATCAAGCACTAGGCGACCCTTATGAGCACGAGTGATCTCAAGGGCCAAGGATAACCCCAGCCCGGAACCGGGCACCCTATCATTCCGTGATTGATCCACCCGATAAAAGCGGTCAAAGATCCGTTGCCGATCTTGCGGTGGAATGGCCGGACCCGTATTCGCCACCCGAAAATGGACCACACCTTTCCGGTTTGCCAAGCGAAAGGCGATTACCCCTTTTTCCGGGAGATTATACTTGATGCCATTGGAAACCATATTTTGCACCACCTGCCTGATGAGCTGGGGATCAGCATTGACCATCAGGCCGGGTTGGATGCGCTGGTCAATGCGCAGCTGCGGTGCCATAATCTCCACGTCTTCCAGCATGGATTCCACCAGATTGCTCATATTCACCGGCTCAAGAGAGATATCCAGCCTGCCTGCATCGGCCCTAGAAAGGATCAGCAGTTTGCGGACAATGGTCTTCAGCCGTTGCACTTCTTCCAGCAAATCGCTGCTTCGTTGCTGTTCAGCAGAACCCGCCTCGCTATGGCGAATAGCGTCATCCAGCATCCCTTGCAGGATGGTCAGCGGAGTCTGGAGTTCATGGGCCGCATCCGCACTAAAGCGCACTGCCTGCTGAAACCCGCTTTCCAGTCGATCAAGCATGGCATTAATCACGCTGACCAGACGCTGGAATTCCGTGTCTGCCTTGGCCGTTGGGATTCGTTGATCAAGCCCTTGGGCGGACATCTTTTCTGCGGTTTTGGTGATCAGCCCCACCGGGCGCAAGGCTCGCTGGGCGAGCCACCAGCCTCCTCCGGCCATGAGCAGGAGAGCCAGGGGGGCTGCAAGGAGAAAGTTGTTGCGGTAGCGGTTTGCATCTTCATAAAATCCAGCCATGTTTAAGCCGATAAGAATGGTGATGCGCTGATTACCCATGATCCCGGTTCTCCATACACCGGAAGGCGTTTCCAAGGTCTGATAAAGAGGTGTTTTTAAGGCAACTGGTTCAGGTCGAAACCGAGGCGGAGGATACATTCCCGGAGGCGCATCAGGGGGCGGCGGGGGGTGCCTTGCTGCTGCTCGGGGCTGGGACTCACCTGTTTCTTGTGCAGGATCTTGTTCTATAGCTTGTTCTATAGCTTGTTCTGTAAATGCGGGAAAGGAGGAAAGGGAGATTTCTTTGGGCCATTCCGAGGATGCATAGAGGATGTCCTGCTGACGACCTCGCACCTGGATAATCAGATCGTCCTGATGCTGCTCACCGTAGATGGAACGTAACGAGTCGTTAAAATTCTCCCAATGTTCTCTGGGATGAACCACATGGAGCTGACTTTCGCCAAGGGTGAGGATTTCCCGATCAAGTCGCTCCAGTTGCACCCTGCTGATGACCGAGAGAAAATGCAGACCAAAGGCAATCAGGATGGTGCCAGAGATCAGGACAGAGAACAGGGCGATCTTGAGACGGAACACCCTACTGCACCGGTTCTTTCAGGCGGTAGCCTACTCCGCGTACGGTTTCTATCACCGGAGCGCCGGGAAACTCTTTGGTTTTATTGCGCAGTCGCCGGATATAGACATCCACCACATTGGTTTGCGGGTCAAAATCATAGTCCCAGACATGCTCAAGGATCTGGGTCCGGGTGTAGACACGATCCGGGCTTCGCAGGAGCAGCTCCAGCAGGCTGAATTCTCGGGCTGTTAGGTCGATGCTCTCTTTCCCTATCTTCACCTCCCGGCTGATAAGATCCACAACCAAGTCTCCGCATTGCAGGAGGTTCAAGGTATTACCCGAGGCCCGCCGGCTGACCGCATGGAGACGGGCTGCCAGTTCTTCAATAAAAAAGGGCTTGCAGAGATAATCATCCGCCCCGAGGTTCAAGCCCTCTAGGCGTTCGTTCAGGGCTGAGCGGGCGGTTAGCAGGATGACAGGCACTGTGTTTTTTTGCTCGCGCAGGTTTCTGAGAATACTGAGACCGTCCCGTCCCGGCAGCATGATATCAAGAACCACAACGTCAAAGGACTGGGTGGTTGCCACATAATAGCCCTCATCTCCGTCGTCGCAGGCCGTGATGTTAAAACCCAGTTCTTTGAGGCCTTTTTGCACAAATGCGCTGATTTTTCGGTCGTCTTCAACAAGGAGGATTTTCATAGGCGGTGAGGGGGGATGTGTTCTGTCGGGCGCATCTACGAGTTAGGGGGGAGCCTATTTTCTGTGCCCGGCGTTGAAACACCGGGCTATTTTCGGCAGTCCCTCCGGGACGCTGTTTTCCGAATATCCCGCCCCAGAGGGGCGATTGATAATAGCCCACCGTTTTAACGGTGGGTGGCAAGGACGAGAGACTTCAGGTTATTTGAAAAACTATACCCCAATCCTCAGCAGGCGGCAAACGGTTCTCTCACTGCTGGAGGCGAAGGACGGCTCTGAGCAGGGAATTTCTCTTTATTTCTTTGGGCTGACAGGTGAAACATGGTATCCTTGCTCCAACTCACGCAACTCAGATTCAAAGCTGTATTTTTTAACCTGCAACCCTCATCGTAAAGGATCGTTCAATGCATGTGCAGCGTACTCGTTTCTTGCTTGTTTTTCTTATGACCTTCTTTTTTTATCTTCCTGGGACTGTTGTCTCATCTCCGGCAAAGGAGACACCCGAGACACCCGAAACACCCATTTCTTCCACAAAAATGTGCATCACTACGGGCTGGCCCCACGAGCAAAGTGATCTTGAGTCTGACCCTTCGCTGATTTTCGGCACCTTGGAAAACGGGCTACGCTATGTGTTGATGCCCAATCATGAACCCAAGGGTCGGGTTGCTATGTATCTTAATGTCCAGTCTGGTTCCCTGCATGAAACCGATGAGCAGCGCGGGGTGGCTCATTATCTGGAGCATATGCTTTTTGAAGGCAGCACCCATTATCCTCCCGGATCCTTGGTCGAGTATTTCCAGTCCATCGGCATGGAGCACGGTTCGGATAGCAATGCCCATACCTTTTATGATGAGACGGTGTACAAACTGCTTTTGCCGGATGGCAAGGAAAAGACCTTGGATGAAGGGTTGTTGGTCCTTGCTGATTATGCAGGTGGAGCACTGCTCTTGGAAAAAGAGGTGGATCAAGAGCGGGGTGTTATCCTCGCAGAAAAACGAACCAGGGATTCTGCTGTAAGGCGGGTGTCCAAGAAGAGCATTGAGCAGTGGCTTGCCGGGACGCTGATAGCTGAACGTGACATGATCGGCACGGAGGAGGTGCTGAAAACCGCTGATTCAGCTCTGCTGAGGCAGTATTACGAACGCTGGTATCGACCAGAGAATATGATGCTGGTTGCAGTCGGTGATACGGATCTCAGCCAGTTGGAAAAGCTGATCAAAAAGCAGTTTAGCGGGCTCAAGGCCAAAACAGCTGTTCCTCCTTGCCCGGATTTTGGTCGGGTTGCAGAAAGCGGGACCAAGGCCATCTATCTTTTTGAGCCAGATCTTGGTTATACCAATATTTCCCTTGGATCTGTGTGGAATGTTGTCCCTACACAACCGAGCAAGGCGGAAGAACTCCTTGACCTCAAGAAATATGTTGCCCAGGTTATGATGGATAATCGCTTGCAGCATTTGGTTAATCAGCCTAAGAGTCCTGTGACGAGTGCCAGTTTCTCCCACGATATCTTTCTTCGTCGCTTGGGCTATACCTCCATTGATGCCCACACATCACCGGAACATTGGCAGCAATCTTTGGCGGCTCTCAGTATGGCCGTACGGCAGGCCCAGAAATTTGGTTTTGGTGCGTCCGAATTTGCTCGAGCCAAGAGCGAAATACTGACCCAATTAAAAAAAGACGTGCAGGTGGCAGATAGCAGAGAGAGTCAGGATTTGGTCACCACGATTATTAACAGCCTGAATGATAATGATGTCTTCATGTCACCGGAACAGGAGCTGGCCCTCTTTGCACCGGCCTTGGAAAAGATCGTCTTGGCTGAGGTCAACCAGGTTTTTCAAGAGATGTGGCATGGGCATCGCGTGGTCAAGGTCATGGGGACAACTGCGTTGAAAGCGAAAGATGGTGTACATCCAAAGGAGATCATTTTGGAGGCCCTCCGTAAGGCCGAGCAGGCGGAAATGACTGCTTGGGTGCAGGGCAAGGAGGCGGTTTTCCCCTATCTGCCTATCCCGGCAGAGCAGGGCAAGGTTGCCGAGCATGTCAGCTATAAGGACATTGGAGTGGAACGCTATGTCTTTCAAAATGGTCTGATCCTCAACCTGAAACACACGGATTTTGAACCCAATCAAATAAATATAACGGCAACCTTGGGACACGGCAAACTCGCCGAAACCAAGCCGGGTTTGGCCTTGCTTGCCGAGATGCTGCTGCCAAAGAGCGGAGTCGGCGGGCTAACCGAGGACCAGCTCAAGGAAGCCCTAGCCCCGTATTCGACCAGTGTTGATTTTCAGGTTGAGGACGACAGCTTTCAGTTTCAAGGGAAAGGGTTGAAGAACGAGAGTGAACTCCTTTTTCAACTCATATACACCTATCTGTATGATCCGGCTTTCCGGGAAAATGTTTTTCAGCGGGGGATGCAGCGGATCCGTCAGGCCTATGCCCAGCTGGAAAGCTCTGTCGAGGGGATGATGCATCTTGAGGGGGAACGGTTTCTGGCCGGAGGCAATCTGCGCTATGGGGTTGTTCCTCAGGAGATGTTAAAAGCGATAACGGCTCCTGATATCGAGCAATGGCTGCGCCCTGTTTTCAAGGAGAGCGGGCTCGAAATTTCTGTGGTGGGTGATTTTGATCAACAGGAAATCCTGGGACTGGCCAAGGTTTATTTGGGCGGACAAGCGAGGAAGAAATTTCAGAAGCTTGAAGGCGAGCAGGTCACCTTTCCTTCTGGCAAAGCCTTGCCTCTGCCCGTGACAACCCATAGCGAAAAGGGCATGGTTACCGTTGCTTGGCCTACAGATGATTTTTGGGATATATATCAAACCCGGCGGCTTAATATGCTCGCCTCGGTCCTTGATGATCGGATCCGCAAGCTGATCCGGGAGGAACTGGGAGCTGCTTACTCACCTTATGCCTATAACCGGTCTAGCCTTGTTGATCCAGGGTACGGCGTATTGCGTGCCGTGGTGGTGGTTGATCCACCTCAGGCCGAGATGGTGGTTGATAAGCTGAAACAGCTCGGTGCGAAACTCGCTACAGGAAAAATTACTGCGGATGAGCTGGAACGCGCCCAGGAGCCGACCCTGACCTCAATCCGAGATTTGGTCCGTACCAATCTTTACTGGCAGGAATCTGTGCTGGTGCAATCGTCCCGACATCCTGAGCGGCTGGAATGGCCCAAAACTATTCAGAGTGATATCGCCGCCATTACTGTGGAGGAAATCTCCGCTCTTGCGGCCAAGTACCTGCAACCGGAAAAGGCGGCAGAAGTTATTTTGTTGCCGACCAAGAAAGAGTAAGGGGGTGCCGTAGGGGCACGGCGCGCCGTGCCCCTACCGAATGCAAATTTTTTGGAAGGACACCCTGTGTTCGCCCTGAACGTTATAAGACAACCGATAGAAAAAAATGACACAACAACCGGCGGTCTTCCTGGACCGCGACGGCACCATCAACGAGCAGATGGGCTATATCAACCATATCAGCCGATTCATCCTTCTCCCCGGTGCTGCCCAAGCAATCCGCACCTTGAACGAGCAGAATGTTCCTGTGGTGGTGGTGACTAACCAATCCGGCTTGGCGCGGGGTTATTTTCCGCCGTCTCTGCTGGATGAGGTACATGCCAAGATGGAGCGGGAGCTGGCAGTGGCAGCAGAGGGTGCCCATATCGATGGCCTCTACATCTGCCCCCATCACCCGGAGGCCAAGGAAGAACAGTTCCGCAAGGCCTGTGATTGCCGCAAGCCCAAGACCGGCCTGCTGGAGCAAGCAGCGGCAGAGCTTAACCTTGATTTAAGTCGTTCTTTCATGGTCGGGGATCGCTGGTCTGATCTGAAATGCGGGGCTCGGGTCGGAGCCACCTCGATTTTGGTGCTCACCGGTTACGGGCGGGGTGATCTGGAATATATCGGCCCGCAGCAGGAGATGCAGCCTGCCAAAGTTGCTGAAGATCTGCCGGAAGCCGTGGCGTGGATTATGGAGCAACTCAAAGGGTAGAAGGGCGGCGTGGTGCCTGATAATTCCAAGGATATGCTATGAAAAAACTCGGCCTGGGTATTCAGGCATTATCAGAATTCAGAGTAAATGATTATATCTATGTGGATAAGACCCGGCATATCCACAAGATGATAGATGACGGGAAATACTATTTTTTGTCCCGTCCCCGCCGCTTTGGCAAGTCGTTGCTGGTTGATACCATCCACGAGCTTTTCTCCGGTGAAAAAGCCCTCTTTGAAGGCTGCTGGATTGCTGATAATTGGGATTGGCACAAGAAATACCCGGTGCTGAAGATCAGCTTTGCTACGATGAGTTATCAGGAAAATGATCTGAAAAAAGCCCTGGAAATGTACCTGCTCAAATTAGCTGAAGAACACGGCGTTCAACTGAAGAGTACAGGGTATGACGAACAATTTTTAGAACTCATTGAAACCTTGGGCAAAGAAATTCCGGTTGCGGTCCTGATTGATGAGTATGATAAGCCGATTATTGATTATCTGGAACAATCTGCCGTGCAGCAGGCCCTGGAAAATCGAGAAATATTAAAAACCTTTTATGCCGGGGTCAAAGATCTGGATAAATATCTGCGTTTTTTCTTTATCACCGGGGTGTCAAAGTTCAGCCGTGTCTCCATATTCAGTGACCTCAATCACCTGACCGATATAACCATCTCCAAGCAGTTTGCTGATGTGGTCGGGTACACCGCAGCTGAAATCAAAAAGTATTACGCCCCGTATCTTGCCGCGCTCTATCAGGAATTTGATCAGTCGGAGGAGAAGGTCATGGAGGAAATTATCCGTCGCTATAACGGCTATTCCTGGGACGGCAACACCTTTGTCTGTAATCCCTATTCGATCATCAGTCTGTTGTACCATCAGGAATTTAAAAATTTTTGGTTTGAAACAGGAACACCGACCTTTTTGATGAAGAAATTCAAAGAGACGAACAAAAGTATTCACGCCTCTATCAATAAGATGGTCAAGGAATCTGTTTTTAACAAGTATGATATTGAGAATATCAACACAACCGCCCTGTTGTTTCAGACAGGTTATCTGACCATAAAGAAATATGACCGGGCCGCAAGGAAATATCTTCTTGAATTCCCCAATGAAGAGGTGCGGGAAGCCTTTCTGGACTTTGCTGTTGAACAGTATGCCCACAGTTCACCCGATGAGATGGAGCACATTGTCGATACGCTGCTTGAGGCCCTGAAGTATAATGCTATGGATCAGTTTTTCACGGCATTGCAGGCTCTGTTTAGCTCAATCACAGCGAGACAGCTGGACAAGGTCAAAGAGTACGAGGGGTTCTATCATTCCATCATCTATATTGTTTTAAAGATGATGGGGATTCGTCTTGCCTGCGAAGTGCAGTCACACTTTGGCAGCACGGATGCCGTCATCTGGACAGAGCAATATATCTACATCCTTGAGTTTAAGATGGGCAAGGCACAGGCCGCTGTTGAGCAGATTAAACAGAAAAAATATTACGTTCCCTATCTTGCTGACAAGCGGGAGAAGGTCATGGTTGGGTTTGGTTTTGATAAGGCGGAACGAAATCTGGTTGATTAC includes:
- a CDS encoding GIY-YIG nuclease family protein — encoded protein: MIKLKDVIRIDDPAQYKLHLACRNEDWVSPLDEYVTDDKNWLGWNEWRGNKNDWTRDYVFSLMAFYPRTDAWLFGGVFKVIERNKDHYVLQEIDDYKKYVGRVILTFHRYQGMRGRAYYLENYIEKFEVSEILPNAYSGESFPGYENICHEFNVLEPIFKTERSDWKAALSSVKGVYLISDKSNGKKYVGSAYGGTGIWSRWACYIGTGHGWNDELTKLINERQMKYARENFRMSILEIMTMSTPDDAVISRESHWKNSLLSKSHGYNKN
- a CDS encoding ATP-binding protein, which encodes MFRLKIALFSVLISGTILIAFGLHFLSVISRVQLERLDREILTLGESQLHVVHPREHWENFNDSLRSIYGEQHQDDLIIQVRGRQQDILYASSEWPKEISLSSFPAFTEQAIEQAIEQDPAQETGESQPRAAARHPPPPPDAPPGMYPPPRFRPEPVALKTPLYQTLETPSGVWRTGIMGNQRITILIGLNMAGFYEDANRYRNNFLLAAPLALLLMAGGGWWLAQRALRPVGLITKTAEKMSAQGLDQRIPTAKADTEFQRLVSVINAMLDRLESGFQQAVRFSADAAHELQTPLTILQGMLDDAIRHSEAGSAEQQRSSDLLEEVQRLKTIVRKLLILSRADAGRLDISLEPVNMSNLVESMLEDVEIMAPQLRIDQRIQPGLMVNADPQLIRQVVQNMVSNGIKYNLPEKGVIAFRLANRKGVVHFRVANTGPAIPPQDRQRIFDRFYRVDQSRNDRVPGSGLGLSLALEITRAHKGRLVLDPPKKGITSFTLSLPQPQQASPEE
- a CDS encoding response regulator transcription factor, giving the protein MKILLVEDDRKISAFVQKGLKELGFNITACDDGDEGYYVATTQSFDVVVLDIMLPGRDGLSILRNLREQKNTVPVILLTARSALNERLEGLNLGADDYLCKPFFIEELAARLHAVSRRASGNTLNLLQCGDLVVDLISREVKIGKESIDLTAREFSLLELLLRSPDRVYTRTQILEHVWDYDFDPQTNVVDVYIRRLRNKTKEFPGAPVIETVRGVGYRLKEPVQ
- a CDS encoding insulinase family protein gives rise to the protein MCITTGWPHEQSDLESDPSLIFGTLENGLRYVLMPNHEPKGRVAMYLNVQSGSLHETDEQRGVAHYLEHMLFEGSTHYPPGSLVEYFQSIGMEHGSDSNAHTFYDETVYKLLLPDGKEKTLDEGLLVLADYAGGALLLEKEVDQERGVILAEKRTRDSAVRRVSKKSIEQWLAGTLIAERDMIGTEEVLKTADSALLRQYYERWYRPENMMLVAVGDTDLSQLEKLIKKQFSGLKAKTAVPPCPDFGRVAESGTKAIYLFEPDLGYTNISLGSVWNVVPTQPSKAEELLDLKKYVAQVMMDNRLQHLVNQPKSPVTSASFSHDIFLRRLGYTSIDAHTSPEHWQQSLAALSMAVRQAQKFGFGASEFARAKSEILTQLKKDVQVADSRESQDLVTTIINSLNDNDVFMSPEQELALFAPALEKIVLAEVNQVFQEMWHGHRVVKVMGTTALKAKDGVHPKEIILEALRKAEQAEMTAWVQGKEAVFPYLPIPAEQGKVAEHVSYKDIGVERYVFQNGLILNLKHTDFEPNQINITATLGHGKLAETKPGLALLAEMLLPKSGVGGLTEDQLKEALAPYSTSVDFQVEDDSFQFQGKGLKNESELLFQLIYTYLYDPAFRENVFQRGMQRIRQAYAQLESSVEGMMHLEGERFLAGGNLRYGVVPQEMLKAITAPDIEQWLRPVFKESGLEISVVGDFDQQEILGLAKVYLGGQARKKFQKLEGEQVTFPSGKALPLPVTTHSEKGMVTVAWPTDDFWDIYQTRRLNMLASVLDDRIRKLIREELGAAYSPYAYNRSSLVDPGYGVLRAVVVVDPPQAEMVVDKLKQLGAKLATGKITADELERAQEPTLTSIRDLVRTNLYWQESVLVQSSRHPERLEWPKTIQSDIAAITVEEISALAAKYLQPEKAAEVILLPTKKE
- the gmhB gene encoding D-glycero-beta-D-manno-heptose 1,7-bisphosphate 7-phosphatase; the encoded protein is MTQQPAVFLDRDGTINEQMGYINHISRFILLPGAAQAIRTLNEQNVPVVVVTNQSGLARGYFPPSLLDEVHAKMERELAVAAEGAHIDGLYICPHHPEAKEEQFRKACDCRKPKTGLLEQAAAELNLDLSRSFMVGDRWSDLKCGARVGATSILVLTGYGRGDLEYIGPQQEMQPAKVAEDLPEAVAWIMEQLKG
- a CDS encoding AAA family ATPase → MKKLGLGIQALSEFRVNDYIYVDKTRHIHKMIDDGKYYFLSRPRRFGKSLLVDTIHELFSGEKALFEGCWIADNWDWHKKYPVLKISFATMSYQENDLKKALEMYLLKLAEEHGVQLKSTGYDEQFLELIETLGKEIPVAVLIDEYDKPIIDYLEQSAVQQALENREILKTFYAGVKDLDKYLRFFFITGVSKFSRVSIFSDLNHLTDITISKQFADVVGYTAAEIKKYYAPYLAALYQEFDQSEEKVMEEIIRRYNGYSWDGNTFVCNPYSIISLLYHQEFKNFWFETGTPTFLMKKFKETNKSIHASINKMVKESVFNKYDIENINTTALLFQTGYLTIKKYDRAARKYLLEFPNEEVREAFLDFAVEQYAHSSPDEMEHIVDTLLEALKYNAMDQFFTALQALFSSITARQLDKVKEYEGFYHSIIYIVLKMMGIRLACEVQSHFGSTDAVIWTEQYIYILEFKMGKAQAAVEQIKQKKYYVPYLADKREKVMVGFGFDKAERNLVDYLAETVE